A region from the Brachyspira hampsonii genome encodes:
- a CDS encoding ABC transporter ATP-binding protein, whose product MKKTELSIKNLTKKFDNYTAVDNVNFEIKDGEFFSLLGASGCGKTTILRMIAGFEKPSSGDILINGESIVNIPTEKRGIGVVFQNYALFSNMRVEDNITYGLKIRKKSKKEIEEILEYYINLMGLKKFAKRFPHELSGGQQQRVSLARALAIKPRLLLLDEPLSNLDLKLREEMREELMRIKNIEKITMVYVTHDQSEALYLADKIAVMNMGKVYQLDTPKNIYHFPKNTFTANFVGNTNILNKSRLISAMNNSGNNNTNLFKDYDNEQLFSIRPEKIDIILSNENKKNDEIYLDGTLISYKFFGVISSIFVKIDDEKLIHISCYDKDFKELEGKKVRLSFNYNSLIPIENI is encoded by the coding sequence ATGAAAAAAACAGAATTATCTATAAAAAATTTAACTAAAAAATTTGATAATTATACAGCAGTAGATAATGTTAACTTTGAAATTAAAGACGGAGAATTTTTTTCTTTATTAGGTGCCTCGGGATGCGGAAAAACAACTATATTGAGAATGATAGCTGGTTTTGAAAAACCAAGCAGCGGCGATATATTAATAAACGGAGAATCAATAGTAAATATTCCTACAGAAAAAAGAGGAATAGGAGTGGTATTTCAAAACTATGCTTTATTCTCAAATATGAGAGTGGAAGATAATATAACTTACGGATTAAAGATAAGGAAAAAAAGCAAAAAAGAAATAGAAGAAATATTAGAATACTATATAAACTTGATGGGATTAAAAAAATTTGCAAAAAGGTTTCCTCATGAACTATCAGGAGGACAGCAGCAAAGAGTTTCACTTGCAAGAGCACTTGCAATAAAACCAAGACTTCTTCTTTTAGATGAGCCATTGTCCAATTTAGATTTAAAACTCAGAGAAGAAATGCGTGAAGAATTAATGAGAATTAAAAACATAGAAAAAATAACTATGGTATATGTTACGCATGATCAGTCAGAAGCATTATATTTAGCTGATAAAATAGCTGTTATGAATATGGGAAAAGTATATCAATTAGATACACCAAAAAATATATATCATTTTCCTAAAAATACTTTTACTGCTAATTTTGTAGGAAATACAAATATTTTGAATAAATCTAGATTAATTTCAGCTATGAACAATTCAGGAAACAATAATACAAATTTATTTAAAGATTATGATAATGAACAGCTATTTTCAATTAGACCTGAAAAAATTGATATAATATTATCCAATGAAAATAAAAAAAATGATGAAATATATTTAGACGGTACATTGATAAGTTATAAATTTTTTGGGGTTATTTCATCAATATTTGTAAAAATAGATGATGAAAAATTAATTCATATAAGCTGCTATGATAAAGATTTTAAAGAATTAGAAGGAAAGAAAGTAAGATTATCTTTTAATTATAACAGTTTAATACCTATAGAAAATATATAA
- a CDS encoding extracellular solute-binding protein, whose product MLKKYFIFSLIFVLIVSCSSKNNKEKVVIYSPHTDPLLENIAERFEAETGIYVEFVQAGTDAVVERIRSEKDSPKADVMYGGSATYMEILKKEGLLEKSNPTWKDNIDPMFVDKDGYWYGPMQTPAVLFYNTNNVKGDLIPKDWSDLTNSKFKDKLLWLRAGGTANIFLAVMVYQFEKQDSIEGAWNFLKKFDDNVYRYYAESGIMYNDINSPIGNISMFVLPYIADGIYKSNYPWDIARTESGVINIIDAIAAVKNGPNPENAQKFIEFAGSKENMIILANEFNRMPTDPNALAESPQWMKEFDIPSMDIDWAYVSEKMGEWVKYFDDNIRSK is encoded by the coding sequence ATGTTAAAAAAATATTTTATTTTCAGTTTAATATTTGTTCTTATAGTTTCATGTTCTAGCAAGAACAATAAGGAGAAGGTAGTAATTTATTCACCGCATACAGATCCTTTATTGGAAAATATAGCAGAAAGATTTGAGGCGGAAACAGGTATATATGTTGAATTTGTTCAAGCGGGAACAGATGCTGTAGTTGAAAGAATAAGATCTGAAAAAGACAGTCCTAAAGCAGATGTTATGTACGGCGGTTCTGCAACTTATATGGAAATTTTAAAAAAAGAGGGATTATTAGAAAAATCAAATCCTACTTGGAAAGATAATATAGATCCTATGTTCGTTGATAAAGACGGATATTGGTATGGACCTATGCAGACACCTGCTGTTTTATTTTATAATACTAATAATGTAAAAGGTGATTTAATACCAAAAGATTGGTCAGATTTAACTAATTCAAAATTCAAAGATAAATTATTATGGCTTAGGGCAGGAGGTACAGCAAACATATTTTTAGCGGTAATGGTTTATCAGTTTGAAAAGCAGGATAGTATAGAAGGAGCTTGGAATTTTTTAAAGAAATTTGATGATAATGTTTACAGATATTATGCTGAATCAGGAATTATGTATAATGATATTAACTCACCTATAGGTAATATTTCTATGTTTGTTCTGCCATATATAGCTGATGGAATATACAAATCAAATTATCCTTGGGATATAGCTAGAACAGAAAGCGGAGTAATAAATATTATAGATGCTATTGCTGCTGTAAAAAATGGACCTAACCCTGAAAATGCACAAAAATTTATAGAATTTGCAGGAAGTAAAGAAAATATGATAATATTGGCAAATGAATTTAACAGGATGCCTACAGATCCTAATGCTTTGGCCGAATCTCCTCAATGGATGAAAGAATTTGATATACCATCTATGGATATAGATTGGGCTTATGTATCTGAAAAAATGGGAGAATGGGTAAAATATTTTGATGATAATATAAGGAGTAAATAA